A part of Thermococcus sp. SY098 genomic DNA contains:
- a CDS encoding nucleotidyltransferase domain-containing protein, producing MNEKIINELKNFAKDLKELLGEKLVAVIVFGSVLASERFEDIDILIVVDNTSKDELKEIRRLKLKYRYKLGKYIDLNICEFSDLNKGVVYTAVALGKELYSTEKWINKKKEIKKRAKERKLQFIEKYGKKVVRWELAELIN from the coding sequence ATGAACGAGAAAATCATAAATGAACTAAAGAATTTTGCAAAGGATTTAAAGGAACTGTTAGGAGAAAAGTTAGTGGCAGTTATAGTTTTTGGATCTGTTTTAGCATCTGAAAGGTTTGAAGACATTGATATTCTCATAGTAGTTGATAACACTTCCAAAGATGAACTCAAAGAAATTAGAAGATTAAAGCTCAAATACAGGTACAAACTTGGTAAATACATTGATCTGAACATTTGTGAATTTAGTGACCTCAACAAAGGTGTTGTATATACTGCAGTGGCTCTTGGAAAAGAGCTTTACTCAACAGAGAAGTGGATAAATAAGAAGAAGGAAATAAAGAAGAGAGCAAAAGAACGAAAACTTCAGTTCATAGAAAAGTATGGAAAAAAGGTGGTTAGATGGGAGTTAGCAGAACTTATAAATTGA
- the nikR gene encoding nickel-responsive transcriptional regulator NikR, with protein sequence MKKIVRFGVSIPQDLLAKFDKIIDEKGYTNRSEAIRDLIRDFIVRHEWEVGDEEVAGTITIVYNHDEAEVVKELLDLQHDYINEIVSSLHVHMDEHNCLEVVVVKGKATRIKKIAERLISLKGVKHGKLVMTTTGRELV encoded by the coding sequence ATGAAGAAGATCGTGAGGTTTGGAGTTTCTATTCCACAAGATTTGCTTGCGAAATTCGACAAGATTATTGATGAAAAAGGATACACAAACAGAAGCGAAGCTATTAGGGACTTGATTAGGGACTTTATTGTGAGGCATGAATGGGAGGTTGGTGATGAGGAGGTTGCTGGAACAATTACAATAGTTTACAACCATGACGAAGCTGAGGTGGTTAAGGAGCTCCTGGATTTGCAGCACGACTATATTAATGAAATTGTATCAAGTTTGCATGTCCACATGGATGAGCACAACTGTCTTGAAGTTGTGGTTGTTAAAGGAAAAGCCACAAGGATAAAGAAAATTGCCGAGAGGCTCATAAGTCTTAAGGGAGTCAAACATGGAAAGCTTGTTATGACAACAACAGGTAGGGAGCTTGTCTGA
- a CDS encoding metal ABC transporter permease yields the protein MIPEYLLRALFASIMISVLLGMLSPLINMKGLAFLTHATFHSLLFGAVLGMILGLLVGNLGIIVWVALIVTVIVVITIAEIENRGFTSDTAIGIISSFVAGATVLGFGILYKVTASKPYFALSESIVAYLTGEVFLITISDLEMLIFGGFLLFLLMFLLYRDFLYVSFDPEGVESYGGNVRAYLMILYVIVGAIGALIVKTVGLITLQVVAVLPGAIAMMLSDDLRKIVGISLFLTLSIEILSIFLAYATNIPPSGIATILLGVIYGTLVFRK from the coding sequence GTGATTCCGGAATACCTCCTAAGGGCACTTTTTGCAAGCATAATGATAAGCGTTCTCCTTGGCATGCTCAGTCCCCTAATCAACATGAAGGGTCTGGCTTTTCTGACTCATGCAACATTCCACTCCCTTCTCTTTGGAGCAGTGCTGGGAATGATTTTGGGACTCTTAGTTGGCAATCTTGGTATAATTGTGTGGGTTGCTCTCATTGTGACAGTTATTGTTGTTATCACAATAGCAGAAATTGAAAACAGAGGATTTACAAGCGATACTGCCATTGGAATAATTTCAAGCTTTGTTGCAGGAGCAACAGTTCTTGGCTTTGGAATTCTCTACAAAGTCACAGCATCAAAACCGTATTTTGCTCTTTCGGAAAGCATAGTTGCTTATCTCACTGGAGAAGTTTTTTTGATAACAATCTCTGATCTGGAAATGTTGATCTTTGGCGGTTTTTTGCTCTTCCTGCTCATGTTCCTTCTCTATAGGGATTTCCTTTATGTAAGTTTTGATCCTGAGGGAGTGGAAAGCTATGGGGGAAATGTTAGAGCGTATCTAATGATACTTTACGTCATTGTGGGTGCAATTGGGGCTTTGATAGTCAAAACCGTTGGTTTAATAACGCTCCAAGTTGTCGCTGTGCTTCCCGGTGCAATTGCAATGATGCTCAGTGATGATTTAAGAAAAATCGTGGGTATAAGTCTCTTTCTGACACTTAGTATTGAAATCCTGTCGATATTTTTGGCATATGCCACCAACATTCCTCCGAGCGGAATAGCAACTATTTTATTGGGGGTGATCTACGGAACGTTAGTATTCAGGAAATGA
- the uppS gene encoding polyprenyl diphosphate synthase: MLIYKVISHIPHILFKPVYDLYERYLLEKVKANGRIPKHVAIIMDGNRRWARKLEKPPWYGHLFGSKKLEEILEWCRELNIKTLTVYAFSTENFRRSPEEVNALMNLFEQKFKELVHDERVHKYGIRVNVIGRRELLPENVRKAAEEAERATRKYSNYILNIALAYGGRSEIVDAIKRIVADIEDGNITRKDIDEELLKRYLYIPNMPDPDIVIRTGGEIRISNFLLYQIAYSELFFVDVYFPEFRKIDFLRIIREYQKRERRFGK; this comes from the coding sequence ATGTTAATTTATAAGGTGATCTCTCACATTCCCCATATTTTATTTAAGCCAGTTTATGATTTGTATGAGCGCTATCTTTTGGAAAAGGTAAAAGCTAATGGTAGGATTCCCAAGCATGTTGCAATTATTATGGATGGCAACAGGAGATGGGCCAGGAAGCTTGAGAAACCTCCTTGGTATGGACATCTCTTTGGCTCCAAGAAGCTTGAGGAGATTTTGGAGTGGTGTAGAGAGCTTAACATTAAAACTTTAACTGTTTATGCATTCTCTACTGAAAACTTTAGGAGGAGTCCTGAAGAAGTTAATGCCCTTATGAATCTTTTCGAGCAGAAGTTTAAGGAATTGGTTCATGATGAAAGAGTCCATAAGTATGGCATTAGGGTTAACGTGATTGGGAGAAGAGAGCTTTTACCAGAAAATGTAAGAAAAGCTGCTGAAGAAGCGGAAAGAGCTACAAGGAAATACAGCAATTATATTCTAAATATAGCTCTGGCGTATGGTGGGAGAAGTGAGATAGTTGATGCGATAAAGAGAATTGTCGCCGATATTGAAGATGGAAATATAACCAGAAAGGACATTGATGAGGAGCTTTTGAAAAGATATCTGTACATTCCAAACATGCCTGATCCTGACATAGTAATAAGGACGGGCGGTGAGATTAGGATAAGCAACTTTTTGCTCTACCAAATTGCCTACAGCGAGCTCTTCTTCGTTGATGTATACTTCCCAGAGTTCAGGAAAATAGACTTTCTCAGGATAATTAGAGAGTATCAGAAGAGGGAGAGACGGTTTGGAAAATGA
- a CDS encoding HAD family hydrolase, translated as MTIEVPNYGKIEARAVVFDLNGTLGVEGRVSEEVKKLLERLSEKYTVVVLSADTFGTLEEEFKGLNVKIERVKDGNEKLEKAIKYEPYIGIGNGNNDVRMLENAELAFCVVGEEGATVDALLASDIVVKDVKDAISMLLNEKKLIATLRG; from the coding sequence ATGACAATCGAAGTCCCAAACTACGGGAAAATTGAAGCCAGAGCAGTTGTTTTTGACTTAAACGGAACTCTGGGAGTTGAAGGGAGAGTAAGTGAAGAAGTTAAAAAGCTTCTTGAAAGGCTCAGCGAGAAATACACCGTAGTTGTTTTGAGTGCAGACACCTTTGGGACATTAGAAGAGGAGTTCAAAGGCTTAAACGTCAAAATCGAGCGTGTTAAGGACGGTAATGAGAAGCTTGAGAAGGCGATTAAGTATGAACCGTATATTGGAATAGGCAACGGCAATAATGATGTTAGAATGCTCGAAAACGCTGAATTAGCTTTCTGTGTGGTTGGTGAAGAAGGAGCAACAGTTGATGCACTTTTAGCAAGCGATATAGTGGTTAAAGACGTTAAGGATGCAATATCAATGCTGCTGAATGAGAAGAAGCTGATAGCGACGCTGAGAGGATGA
- a CDS encoding ribosome biogenesis/translation initiation ATPase RLI, whose product MRVAVIDYDKCNPDKCGHFLCERVCPVNRMGGEAIIIDEENYKPIIQEASCTGCGICVHKCPFNAITIVNLPEQLEEDCVHRYGVNGFVLYRLPVIKEGMVVGILGPNGIGKTTAVKILAGQLLPNLCGDNDSWDNVIKAFRGNELQNYFEKLKNKEIKLVVKPQYVDLIPKVVKGKVKDLLKRADERGLFDKVVKELELESILDREIQQLSGGELQRVAIAAAVLRDAHFYFFDEPSSYLDIRQRLKAARLIRKLAEEGKSVLAVEHDLAVLDYLSDIIHVVYGKPGAYGIFSMPKGTRVGINIFLDGYLPDENVRFRPYEIRFTKLSERKSQTGEVLVEYPSLVKDYRSFRLEVEGGELYKGEVVGIVGPNGIGKTTFVKMLAGVEKPTEGKVEWELKVSYKPQYIKADYEGTVFELLSKIDASKLMSSFYKTELLNPLGIPELYDRPVNELSGGELQRVAVTACLLRDADLYLLDEPSAYLDVEQRLAVSRAIRHLMEKNEKTALVVEHDVLMIDYISDRLIVFEGEPGKFGKATKPMGMREGMNRFLASVGITFRRDPDTGRPRANKEGSVKDREQKERGEYYYAD is encoded by the coding sequence ATGAGAGTTGCGGTTATCGATTATGATAAGTGCAATCCTGACAAGTGTGGTCACTTCCTCTGTGAAAGGGTTTGTCCCGTCAACAGGATGGGCGGAGAGGCAATAATAATAGACGAGGAAAATTACAAGCCGATAATTCAAGAGGCCTCATGCACGGGCTGTGGAATCTGTGTGCATAAGTGTCCTTTCAATGCGATAACCATCGTGAATCTCCCAGAACAGCTGGAAGAAGATTGCGTTCACAGATATGGGGTAAATGGCTTCGTCCTTTATCGTTTGCCTGTGATTAAAGAGGGCATGGTAGTTGGAATTTTGGGACCAAATGGGATTGGTAAGACAACAGCTGTTAAAATCTTAGCCGGACAGCTGCTCCCAAACCTCTGCGGCGACAACGACAGCTGGGACAACGTGATTAAGGCATTTAGAGGGAATGAACTCCAGAACTACTTTGAAAAGCTGAAAAATAAGGAGATAAAACTCGTTGTAAAGCCCCAATATGTGGACTTAATTCCCAAGGTAGTCAAAGGAAAAGTGAAGGATTTGCTTAAGAGAGCGGATGAAAGAGGGCTCTTTGATAAAGTGGTTAAAGAGCTTGAGCTGGAGAGTATCTTAGATAGAGAGATCCAGCAGTTGAGCGGTGGTGAGCTACAGAGGGTTGCAATAGCTGCGGCAGTGTTGAGAGATGCTCATTTCTACTTCTTCGACGAGCCATCCTCGTATCTTGACATAAGGCAGAGGCTAAAGGCAGCAAGGCTGATAAGAAAACTTGCTGAAGAGGGCAAGTCAGTTTTAGCTGTAGAGCACGATTTGGCAGTTCTTGACTACCTAAGCGATATTATTCACGTAGTTTATGGTAAGCCAGGAGCTTATGGTATATTCTCAATGCCAAAGGGAACGAGAGTTGGGATAAACATATTCCTCGACGGTTACCTTCCAGATGAGAACGTTCGCTTTAGGCCGTATGAGATCAGATTCACAAAGCTGAGTGAAAGGAAGAGCCAAACGGGAGAAGTTCTGGTTGAGTATCCATCTTTAGTTAAAGACTATAGAAGCTTTAGGCTGGAAGTTGAAGGCGGAGAGCTGTATAAGGGAGAGGTAGTCGGCATAGTTGGGCCAAACGGAATTGGTAAGACCACCTTCGTGAAGATGCTCGCTGGAGTTGAAAAGCCAACAGAAGGAAAAGTTGAGTGGGAGCTCAAAGTAAGCTATAAGCCTCAGTACATAAAAGCAGACTATGAAGGGACGGTGTTTGAGCTTTTAAGCAAGATTGATGCATCAAAACTCATGAGTAGCTTTTACAAGACCGAACTGCTGAATCCCCTTGGCATTCCAGAGCTGTATGACAGACCGGTGAATGAGCTTAGCGGCGGTGAATTGCAGAGAGTTGCAGTAACTGCATGTCTGCTTAGAGATGCTGACCTCTACCTGTTAGACGAGCCCTCAGCTTATCTTGACGTTGAGCAGAGATTGGCAGTTTCAAGGGCAATAAGGCATCTGATGGAGAAGAACGAGAAGACGGCATTAGTTGTTGAGCACGATGTTTTGATGATCGACTACATAAGCGACCGCTTGATCGTCTTTGAAGGTGAACCAGGTAAATTCGGTAAAGCAACAAAGCCAATGGGTATGAGAGAGGGCATGAATCGCTTCCTTGCTTCTGTTGGAATCACATTCAGAAGAGACCCCGACACCGGAAGGCCGAGAGCAAATAAGGAAGGTAGCGTTAAGGACAGAGAGCAAAAGGAAAGAGGGGAGTACTATTATGCCGACTGA
- a CDS encoding YigZ family protein, whose protein sequence is MSYKTLRGIGTSELVIKKSVFIGYASPANSEEEAKAFIAKIKAHHRDAAHNVSAYLINDDKSFALRYDDDGEPKGSAGKPILKVIQNKGLNNVVVVVTRYFGGIKLGYGGLVKAYSDAASLAIENAGMAEIFETRRFETVFPYRFYHTVKETIEKNGGKVVDEEYRELVKFTVETKKGEAESLMNLLIEKTRGRLKLKPLFMRSV, encoded by the coding sequence ATGAGTTATAAGACACTCAGAGGCATAGGGACTTCTGAACTTGTTATTAAGAAGTCTGTCTTTATAGGCTATGCATCTCCAGCAAACTCGGAGGAAGAAGCAAAGGCTTTCATAGCCAAGATAAAGGCACATCACAGAGATGCAGCTCACAATGTTTCTGCTTATCTGATAAATGATGACAAAAGCTTTGCCCTCCGTTATGACGACGACGGTGAGCCCAAAGGTTCTGCTGGAAAGCCCATCCTTAAGGTCATTCAGAACAAGGGGCTTAACAATGTCGTTGTTGTAGTTACGAGGTACTTTGGAGGCATAAAACTTGGATACGGTGGGTTAGTCAAGGCTTACAGTGATGCAGCAAGTTTAGCGATTGAAAACGCTGGGATGGCCGAGATTTTCGAAACAAGGCGCTTTGAGACAGTGTTTCCTTATAGGTTTTACCATACAGTCAAGGAGACCATTGAGAAAAACGGTGGGAAAGTTGTTGACGAGGAATACAGAGAGCTTGTAAAATTCACAGTGGAAACAAAGAAAGGTGAAGCTGAGTCCCTCATGAATCTTTTAATCGAGAAAACACGGGGAAGGCTTAAATTAAAACCTCTTTTCATGAGGAGTGTTTAA
- a CDS encoding metal ABC transporter ATP-binding protein, translating into MEAVTAENVDIYYGTYKAVKGLTFKLNEGETLLLMGPNGAGKTTLLRTLAGFHKEYSGKLLIFGKPPHESKDLISYVPQSHYLNERVPLTVLEVVAMGQIYKKSFVHFKIPKEILKSAEEALSFVGLETIKDKLFKELSGGQKQRVLLARALISNPKLLLLDEPLSALDPSARAEVAGILNKIKKERGITMIITTHDINPLTEIGDKVMLLNRELIAFGTPPEVLRDEIISRVYGSLSKAVRVGDRLYCIIGDVHIHRGERK; encoded by the coding sequence ATGGAAGCAGTGACAGCGGAAAATGTCGACATTTATTATGGAACCTACAAGGCAGTCAAAGGATTGACTTTCAAGCTTAATGAAGGAGAGACTTTGCTCCTAATGGGGCCCAATGGTGCGGGGAAAACAACTCTACTCAGAACATTGGCTGGATTCCATAAAGAATACAGTGGAAAGCTGCTAATTTTTGGTAAACCGCCGCATGAATCTAAAGACCTAATCTCTTATGTACCTCAAAGCCATTACCTAAATGAAAGGGTTCCCCTTACAGTGCTTGAAGTCGTTGCAATGGGGCAAATCTATAAAAAAAGTTTTGTACACTTTAAAATCCCAAAGGAAATTCTAAAATCCGCAGAGGAGGCATTGAGCTTTGTTGGACTGGAAACTATAAAGGATAAGCTTTTCAAAGAGCTCAGCGGGGGACAAAAGCAGAGGGTTTTGTTAGCAAGAGCTCTCATATCAAATCCAAAGCTCCTCCTCCTGGATGAGCCCCTCTCTGCCTTGGATCCAAGCGCAAGAGCTGAAGTTGCAGGCATCTTAAACAAGATAAAGAAAGAAAGAGGCATTACAATGATAATCACAACTCATGATATCAATCCACTTACAGAGATCGGCGACAAAGTCATGCTTCTTAACAGAGAACTCATTGCATTTGGAACACCGCCTGAGGTTCTCAGGGACGAAATAATAAGCAGAGTCTATGGTTCACTATCAAAAGCAGTGAGAGTTGGAGACAGATTATACTGCATCATTGGAGATGTTCACATCCACAGAGGTGAGAGAAAGTGA
- the rnhB gene encoding ribonuclease HII, with translation MKLGGIDEAGRGPVIGPLVIAAVVIDEKNLSKLEALGVRDSKKLTPRRREKLFNEIIELLDDYAIIELSPEQIDEREGTMNEFEIENFVRALNSLKVKPDVLYIDSADVKEKRFGEIIGKGLNFSPKIIAEHKADAKYLPVSAASILAKVTRDKAIERLKKQYGEIGSGYPSDPRTVKFLEEYYKEHGEFPPIVRKSWKTLRKIEEKLKAQTRKGSQLNLLDFLK, from the coding sequence ATGAAGCTTGGAGGAATTGATGAAGCAGGAAGAGGGCCGGTTATAGGTCCTCTCGTCATAGCAGCAGTTGTAATTGATGAGAAAAACTTAAGCAAGCTTGAGGCTCTTGGAGTCAGAGATTCCAAAAAGCTGACACCAAGGAGGAGAGAAAAGCTGTTCAATGAGATAATTGAACTTTTAGACGATTATGCAATTATTGAGCTGAGTCCGGAGCAGATAGATGAGAGAGAAGGGACGATGAATGAGTTTGAGATTGAAAATTTTGTTCGAGCTCTTAATTCCCTAAAAGTGAAACCCGATGTCCTCTACATTGATTCCGCCGACGTAAAAGAGAAACGTTTTGGCGAAATAATTGGGAAAGGTCTGAACTTCTCTCCAAAAATAATAGCGGAGCATAAAGCTGATGCCAAATATCTTCCAGTCTCCGCTGCATCAATTTTAGCCAAAGTCACGAGAGATAAAGCAATTGAGAGGCTCAAAAAGCAGTACGGTGAAATTGGCTCTGGTTACCCAAGTGACCCAAGGACGGTAAAATTTCTCGAGGAGTACTACAAAGAGCATGGCGAATTTCCGCCCATAGTTAGAAAGAGCTGGAAGACCTTAAGGAAAATTGAAGAAAAGCTTAAGGCTCAGACTCGAAAGGGAAGCCAGCTGAATCTTCTTGATTTTCTGAAGTGA
- a CDS encoding DEAD/DEAH box helicase: MIKELFSNLESEIVSVREFPPKKGIYEEFAFKNPEINQLVESLGFRLYKHQVEALKKLYSGRNIVVTTPTASGKSEIFRLAIFDNYLSNPQHTYLLIYPTRALINNQYEKFSLENFHFFQITKKMVNAKILTGDVEWSERRVILKEKPRVIFTTPDMLHYNILRNPKDYEWLLRNLRYLVVDELHVYRGVFGTNAAYVFRRLLKALKRLGAKPQIIALSATLRNPKEFAEDFFGLEFEAVTEATNPFPKRYLILFEPRRLNEMQLLRAVVEKLVEEGVKTLVFFDSRKGTEKLMRFLLSSSAVYKTSTYKGTLPKNIRWEIERDFKEGRLLVLLTTNALELGIDIGDLDAVINYGIPPDGLFSLIQRFGRAGRLKEREAINGIVLRKNGLDYYYKEHLDELVERLEKGIIEYMPVNLKNHLVVKKHLHYLLTELKVLDWDELNDFEKAVAEELIKEKKAKLYENPLTGKKELRILRPALSYSSIRTASDESYFLVLDEPWIRYKLLEKESLSDLLRFINWLKLKGYLIEEVDKPEYYRSLLPGMAYFSRGELYMAKDKLKIGKFHFIFAKQLNRFWEVETFASKREEVEILEIYKKKQFKDVEIYIGRLKVKHRYWGFAVKGKDTHLYLQELLKLRGEGILEGEIYAPLVGGFEFTELSDEEWKILDWEKFAKVEFDEPLEREFETDGIWLVFPDKIREIAREEFHKFFSVAIEKDQGDLAFSIYERLDRRKLFPELLGATTYYIRKTIGDVLEKAKSKDDELALAIKKMIDSKDGIGNGLHAIEHNMIKIAPIFTYVDSRELGGYSYESFPNPPHIGKPIVFIYDGNEGGFGLAEILYENAEKLMEKSFEHLKSCKCADGCPLCVYSPKCGTFNEFLDKWQAMKIWERVLKYQL, translated from the coding sequence ATGATAAAAGAACTTTTCAGCAATCTTGAAAGCGAAATAGTTTCAGTTAGGGAGTTCCCACCAAAAAAGGGGATATATGAAGAGTTTGCATTTAAAAATCCCGAAATCAATCAGCTTGTGGAGAGCTTGGGATTTAGGCTGTATAAGCATCAGGTTGAAGCGCTTAAAAAACTCTATTCTGGAAGAAACATTGTTGTAACAACTCCTACAGCCTCCGGTAAGAGTGAGATCTTCAGATTGGCTATTTTTGACAACTACCTTTCAAACCCTCAGCACACTTATCTCCTGATCTATCCAACTCGCGCTTTAATAAACAACCAGTATGAGAAATTTTCCCTTGAGAACTTCCACTTCTTTCAGATAACAAAGAAAATGGTGAATGCGAAGATTTTAACGGGAGATGTTGAGTGGAGCGAGAGAAGGGTAATTTTAAAGGAAAAACCCAGAGTCATCTTCACGACTCCAGATATGCTCCACTACAACATCCTAAGGAATCCGAAAGACTACGAATGGCTTTTAAGGAATTTGCGGTATTTGGTTGTTGATGAGCTTCACGTTTACAGAGGGGTCTTTGGGACAAATGCTGCTTACGTCTTCAGGCGGTTGCTGAAGGCATTAAAGCGTTTAGGTGCAAAACCTCAAATTATAGCCCTCTCTGCAACTCTCAGAAATCCCAAAGAGTTTGCTGAAGACTTTTTCGGTTTGGAGTTTGAAGCTGTTACAGAGGCAACAAATCCATTTCCAAAGCGCTATCTAATTCTCTTCGAACCTCGAAGGTTAAATGAAATGCAGCTTTTGAGAGCTGTAGTTGAGAAATTGGTGGAGGAGGGGGTTAAAACTCTTGTCTTCTTTGATTCAAGAAAAGGAACTGAGAAGCTCATGAGGTTTTTGCTTTCATCATCTGCTGTTTACAAAACTTCCACATACAAAGGAACCCTTCCTAAGAACATCCGCTGGGAAATTGAGAGAGACTTTAAAGAAGGAAGGCTTTTGGTTTTGCTAACAACAAATGCTTTAGAGCTTGGTATAGACATCGGAGACTTGGATGCCGTCATCAACTATGGAATTCCACCGGATGGGCTGTTTTCTTTAATCCAGCGCTTCGGAAGGGCTGGACGTTTAAAAGAGAGGGAGGCAATAAACGGCATTGTTCTTAGAAAGAACGGTCTGGACTATTACTATAAAGAGCACTTAGATGAGCTTGTTGAACGGTTGGAGAAAGGGATAATCGAATACATGCCCGTTAATCTGAAGAACCACCTGGTTGTCAAAAAGCACCTTCACTACCTCCTGACCGAGCTTAAAGTCCTTGACTGGGATGAGCTGAACGATTTTGAAAAAGCCGTGGCTGAAGAGCTGATAAAGGAGAAAAAGGCTAAACTCTATGAAAACCCACTAACTGGGAAGAAGGAGCTTAGAATTTTAAGACCAGCCCTTAGCTATTCATCAATAAGAACGGCAAGTGATGAGAGTTACTTCTTGGTTTTAGATGAGCCGTGGATAAGGTATAAGCTGCTGGAAAAAGAAAGCTTAAGCGATCTTCTGCGCTTCATAAACTGGCTCAAGCTTAAAGGTTACCTCATTGAAGAGGTTGACAAGCCAGAGTACTATCGCTCATTATTGCCGGGAATGGCATACTTCTCAAGAGGAGAGCTTTACATGGCTAAAGATAAGCTGAAAATTGGAAAATTCCACTTCATCTTTGCCAAGCAACTTAATAGATTTTGGGAAGTTGAAACTTTTGCCTCAAAGCGTGAAGAAGTTGAAATTCTTGAGATTTACAAGAAAAAGCAGTTCAAAGATGTTGAAATCTATATTGGCCGGCTCAAAGTCAAACACAGGTATTGGGGCTTCGCTGTTAAAGGAAAAGATACACATCTTTACCTCCAAGAACTGCTTAAGCTTAGAGGAGAGGGTATTCTGGAAGGTGAAATTTATGCACCTCTTGTTGGAGGGTTTGAGTTTACGGAACTGAGCGATGAAGAATGGAAGATCCTCGACTGGGAAAAGTTCGCCAAGGTTGAATTTGATGAACCATTAGAGAGGGAATTTGAAACTGATGGCATCTGGCTTGTGTTCCCCGATAAGATTAGAGAGATTGCCAGAGAGGAATTCCACAAGTTCTTTAGTGTTGCAATTGAGAAAGACCAAGGAGATTTGGCGTTTTCCATCTATGAGCGTTTGGATAGGAGGAAGCTCTTTCCGGAGCTTTTAGGAGCTACAACCTACTACATAAGGAAAACAATTGGAGATGTCCTTGAGAAAGCAAAGAGTAAAGATGATGAGCTTGCGTTAGCTATAAAGAAAATGATTGACAGCAAAGACGGCATAGGGAACGGATTGCATGCGATAGAGCACAACATGATAAAGATCGCCCCAATCTTTACCTACGTTGACAGCAGGGAGCTTGGTGGCTACAGTTATGAGAGCTTTCCAAATCCACCACACATAGGGAAGCCGATAGTCTTCATCTACGATGGAAATGAGGGAGGCTTTGGATTAGCAGAGATACTCTATGAAAATGCAGAAAAGCTGATGGAAAAAAGCTTTGAGCACTTGAAGAGCTGTAAATGTGCAGATGGATGCCCGCTTTGTGTCTATTCGCCTAAATGCGGAACATTTAACGAGTTCTTAGACAAGTGGCAGGCGATGAAAATTTGGGAGAGGGTTTTGAAGTATCAGTTGTGA
- a CDS encoding flavoprotein, whose translation MRIAWGISGAGHLLKESIEILEKLGDRHEIKIFLSRAGEEVAKMYKLFDRLEKFPLVKESKQGFSFPSCGAFNLGRFDAFIISPATSNTVAKIRLGIADSLLSCCASQALKSRVPLILVPTDSKPVVETKAPNGQIFKIYVRKVDLDHLRALKREGVIILEHPYEVEKALERFL comes from the coding sequence ATGAGAATAGCTTGGGGGATTAGCGGAGCAGGGCATCTCCTCAAGGAAAGTATTGAAATTCTCGAGAAGTTAGGAGATAGGCATGAAATTAAAATCTTCTTATCAAGAGCGGGTGAAGAAGTTGCCAAAATGTACAAACTTTTTGATAGGCTTGAGAAGTTTCCTCTTGTTAAGGAATCTAAACAGGGTTTTTCCTTTCCCTCATGCGGTGCCTTTAACTTGGGGAGATTTGATGCATTCATTATCTCTCCCGCAACTTCAAACACCGTTGCCAAGATTAGACTCGGAATTGCTGATTCCCTCTTATCTTGCTGTGCTTCCCAAGCTTTGAAGAGCAGGGTTCCACTGATATTGGTTCCAACTGACTCAAAGCCCGTTGTCGAAACTAAAGCCCCAAATGGTCAGATTTTCAAGATATATGTTAGAAAAGTCGATTTGGACCACCTAAGAGCACTGAAGAGGGAAGGGGTCATAATTTTGGAGCATCCTTATGAGGTTGAAAAGGCTTTGGAGCGGTTTCTATGA
- a CDS encoding HEPN domain-containing protein — translation MGVSRTYKLRLIQADIDLAKSAYEKGYYEMAIFHCQQAIEKSLKLLLEEKAGKYVRTHDLIFLRDLVGEFEEIRELLLDDEFLDRLEEGYFYGRYWDKPIEPFEDFEVQKAIYLAEEIFKKIKELLR, via the coding sequence ATGGGAGTTAGCAGAACTTATAAATTGAGGCTTATTCAAGCAGATATTGACTTAGCAAAGAGTGCATATGAAAAAGGATACTATGAGATGGCAATATTTCACTGTCAACAAGCAATAGAAAAAAGCCTAAAATTGCTTCTTGAAGAAAAAGCTGGCAAATATGTAAGAACTCACGATTTAATATTTCTGAGAGATCTGGTTGGAGAATTTGAAGAAATTAGAGAGCTTTTGTTAGACGATGAGTTTTTAGATAGGCTTGAAGAAGGTTATTTCTATGGAAGATACTGGGATAAACCAATAGAGCCATTTGAGGATTTTGAAGTCCAAAAGGCAATTTACTTAGCGGAAGAGATTTTTAAGAAGATTAAAGAACTGTTAAGGTGA